Part of the Zea mays cultivar B73 chromosome 4, Zm-B73-REFERENCE-NAM-5.0, whole genome shotgun sequence genome is shown below.
CGCCAGCTCCACCCGTGACGCCATGGTGAGGGCCTTGTGGCTCAGTGGCCGCGCGGCCGCCACAGCGAGGTGGTGCACCTGCCGGCGCGCCACCGTCGCCCTCTGCGTGGCCAACCTCGTCGCCGCGCTGCTCGTGACCCGCGCGCTCTACGCTCCCGGCTCCttcgcatttgcacccaaacgtactctctttctctctctctctcgtcagCTCACTGTTAGTCCATGTGATTGTTCTGAACAAATTAATCCACCAATTAAGTTCGTGCCTGTGGCTTTAGGCGGGGAGCTGAAGTATTCCAGGGAGCACATGAGGTGGGTGGATGAGTCGATCCGGATTCGCCGCGCAGCTGAGCCCGTCGAGCTCATTGAAGCGGTAATAGCTGTCCTACAGAGCTCTTGTGTCTGGAATTCAATTTGTTCAGGTGTTCCATTGAAGCGGTGATCTGAAGCTTTTGAGACATTGGGTTTTGGCCTCTGGTgcgagaaggtgaagaagctgcgAAGGCATTCGCGAGGGAAGAGAAGACACGAAAAGGGCTGCCGCTGGAGCTGAAGCAGAAAGTTTCACTGGAGATTCTACAGAGACTGCACGATTTGGGGGAAGGTTCTAATACCACGGAACAACAAGGTTTGTATGTCAGCACCCAGGGATAACATATGAGTTTGTTTTCGCTTACTTCTTTGTAAGGCGTATTTTGGAATAAGCGTGAACTGTAATGAGATGTTTACTAacctaaaataaaatattttCCCTTTGTTTTTCTAATATATGCCAGAAGCTATAGAAGCATGGCGTGTtgggaagctcaaggacatgagaAGTACATCTTCTAAGAATTTATCAAATTTTGGCCTCTTTAGTGAAGATTCAAGTACGGGAGCTTACTTGAAGTTGCTATGATGACATATTTATACTTTTTTTATTTTGTTAACAATTATAATGCCATCTGGTTCGATATTTAGGGATGTTAAAGCGAGCCTTGGAGTTTAACTGGCAAATGCTATTGGAGGACATTGGTCTTTGGATACCTCCCACTATATGGTAAAATCATATGGATTGGATCTGAGATTTAAGTTCGACTTGTACTCACTTGCAGGCAAGGAAAGTGCAAGTGTGTATACTTCTTGGTACGTTGGTGTTTGGAGTTCATTTTATTGTGTAATAATGAAATAACTGAATCCTTTTAGAATCCTCCGTCTCATGTCCTATTTTCCTGAAAAACCACTAATGGTCCTTTcctttcatttaatttctctcaaACAGAGATTATGTGTTTTTTGGGAGGAGACATTAACAACTTGGGATGCGTGAAGTCACTGAAATTTTGCTCTCTTAATAAACTCCTAAAGTTGTTTCTAACTGATCCTTGAATCATAAGTTCAAGTTCCAGATTTTACATGGCTACAACAGATATAAACCTTCGTAGTAATTTTATTGGCCTTCTTCCAAGGCATAGAGCCTTCAGTTATGAACTGCTACAATAAGTTCAAAGGTCTTTTTGATATGACTTCATAGAATGCAGAAGGAAAAAAATTTCTCTGCCATTAGCTCCTGGCGAAACCATTTAGATTAGTAAAGATGTAATTTTCAATTGTAACTCCTTAAACTCCTTGTACATATTTCCTTTAATTAGTTCCAGTAGGGGTATCCACCCCTCCTGTTTCATCAAAAAAAATTATTGGCCTTCTATTTTGATTGAGTAATCCACAGTTTCCACATTTTACTTGAGTGAAATACTGAAGGGTCATGTTGAATCCACAGTGCCATTGCCCTCTAACCACATCATCTTGCAGCAAAATTCAGATCATAGTGAAACATGGGCATTTGATCTATAAATTAACGTCATATTGCACTAGGGTAGCCCCTCCTTGGATCCTTATATGATTATATATAGTATGATGGCACATGCCAGTGTTCTTTGCAATAAAGTTAGGTTTCAGTGGTATTAAATCACAATTTTTTGTCTCAAGTCATAACTTCATCTGAACCTTCCTTAGATATTATAAAACTTAGAAATGAATTTCACTTCTGCTACTTGATAAGtttcttttatatatatatatgatgaaTCATTTTTTATGCTCTTTGGATCTCTGTTTTCTTCTATCTTTTTCTGGTTTTGTTTACGTATTAACTGCATCTTGTATTTACTCTCACCTATTCAATTCTGTTTTTGACAAAATAGGTATCTCAACGATGTGGACTACTATGGCGGGTTCGAGCAAGATGAGCTGGATGAGCTGTTTGAGGCGATGCAATCAAACTACAAGGTCTGGTGCTTAGGTTTTGCACCCCTGTGTGTTGGAGGAGATATGGAATCAGTGGCAGTTCAGGAGTTTAGCAGGACACTCTTCAATATACGTCCGGACATTGCACTTAATGTTGCCCAGACGATCTTCCAGAGCGATGTGCGCAGCCTCCTCCCGCACGTTAGTGTCCCATGCCACATTGTTCAGAGCACCAAGGATCTCGTGGTGCCAGTTGTGGTGTCTGAGTACCTGCACAGGCACCTTGGTGGCGACTCCATCGTGGAGGTGATGCCGTCTGAAGGCCATCTTCCCCAGCTTAGCTCTCCAGACATCGTAACCCCTGTCTtactccagcacatctagcatgaCATCGCAGTCTAGGTTGGCCAGCCGTTCCAAAAAGACAATGTGGAAATTGTAGCATATATATGACCATGTAATCTATTGTTCGTCTAATGTAGGATACCGTGTTGGATGCTCTGACATCTTAAGTCCTTGAGAAGCTCTTCATGTCATTTGTGTTTTTTCCATGAAACCGAAACTACTACCAGTATATGTTGGTGTCGATGATCATTTTCGGCTGTAGGGTTTGCTTATATATGTGTTTCTCTTCATTCTCCTGTGACATGCTTCCCATCTACAATAGTTTAAACTATATTTTGTATAATCCCCATGAGTCGTATTTTCCAGATGTTCGGACCCAAGCAATGTTTCAGTTGCTGGATACAGGCTTTGTGGGCCTTATATTTTCTTGTTTTAGTGAAGATGCTCAAAAGGTATGAATGCTTATAAACTCCATTTGATAACATATTCATATCCTGTTTAAAATAAAAGTATCATTTATTAGTATTGCTTAACTTGATTTTGTTATCCACACAGGTTGGAAAAATCCAAGTGACTGCCTTTCAGTCAGAGGGTGGACAacagcatgcccttcctcttgccattGCTCCAGTTATTGACCTTGATTCATCCCTTAGTTCATCAGATAATGCACTTACTTCACATTCTGCATTGGTTGAAGGCATGGAACAGGACACAGGGGATTCCAGGGCCTCAAAGCATAACAAGGTTTAGTTCAATACCACATGTACTTACAACATTTATTTCATGGTCTTTTCTGGCATATCTGTATTCTATGTATGATTCAAGAAACTGTGCATATTTTGCTCGCTAGAAGGAGAATGCCTAAAACCATAAATTATGCTGGAAAGTTTGGGGAGATTTAGTGTACAACATATCGTCCAAGTCATAAGTCATAACACTTAGTTAATTGATAGCTGGTTGTCAAATTAAATATGTTCCGGTCTGTTGTAAGCATTATGTTTAGTTTTTCTTTGGTTTGTAACTATTTTATAGATATAGAAGTTGGTTCCAGCTTTAAACAGTGACCCACGTTAATCAGTTAAGTAGTTGTGCTGTTTGTGTCCTGAAGCTCCAGACAGACTCTCTTCTACTTAAATGATCTGGTTCAGTTTGATTAATTAAGAAGCATCTTCAGAGTGCTTGGATGGCACTACCACTCGAAAACTATTCACTGTTGATTAAGAAAATTTTAACTGTAAGCTTAAAAAATAGAAAACAATTTAAATTGAAGAATAGAAATAAACATAAATTGTGACTGCTTTTAGCCCATTTACTATATTTTATCTTTTCCATAGGGGGAGCATGTTAAAGGTGATCTGGTAGTCATTTTCTAGAACGGTGTCAATAATTTTAGCAAAATGCCAATTCAACTAAACTTGAAAAGCTCTGAAAACCAATCTCATAGCAGTAACAAAGAAGACTTACATGTGTTTTGTTTGTCGAACGGGGAAGATCTGACAAGGGTGATAAATTATGCAGGCACGATGAGTTTAGGAGTGCTGGCAGCAAGCTTAAGTTAACAAACAGAGACCCTGGCTCCTTTTCACGCCATGAGACTTCAAGGCTATTAACCATAAAATAGCCAACAATCAAAACGTTGCCCACATAGTATACCATATAGATAATAAATGCTAACATAAAGGAAAATGCTTCTTACATATCTGTACATTTCCAGGGGGAAATATTTGGATTCTGCAGATTCTCTAACAAGGCTGACAACAGTCATGTCTTATTTATAACTGTGATGGAAGGTGACATTAAGGTTTAAGTTGACCAAGTTACAAATTGAATTAGGCAACAAGCTTAAGGTCTAACAATGCCTGAACAATATTGATTTTTAGGCGATTATGGAAAAATAGTGTCTTGGAATACTACCTCATGGACGAGAACTAGATCAAAGAAATAATGTCTGGTATTGATAATGTTTACCACACGAATTTTACATATCATAGTGATATTTGTTGTTCCGTTTATATGTTTCATACAAATTTTTTacttccgtagcaacgcacgggcactcacctagtgtttcatttaagacttttgatgcttcctatgttttaactaacaaatcaggtaaactagttgccaaatatattgggggcaaacaaaagggctccaagacttgtgtttgggtacccaaggtgcttgtttctaatgtgaaaggacccaagacagtttgggtacctaagaacaaggcctaaatttgttttgcaggtttatgcatctaggggctcaagttggattattgatagcggatgcacaaatcacatgacaggggagaaaatgatgttgtcctcctacgagaaaaacgatgatccccaaagagctatcacattcggggatggaaatcaaggtttggtcaaaggacttggtaaaattgctatatcacctgaccattctatttccaatgtttttcttgtagactctttagattacaatttgctttccgtatctcaattatgcaaaatgggttacaactgtctttttacggatataggtgttactgtctttagaagaagtgatgattcagtagcatttaagggagtactagagggtcagctatacttagttgattttaatagagctgaactcgatacttgcttaattgctaagactaatatgggttggctctggcatcaccgactagcccatgttggaatgaagaatcttcacaagcttctaaagggagaacacattttgggactaaccaatgttcattttgagaaagacaggtgtgtagcgcatgtcaagcaggaaagcaagttggctcccatcatccacacaagaacatcatgacgatcgacaggccgcttgagctactccacatggatttattcggcctgattgcttacataagcatcggcgggagtaagtattgtcttgtaattgtgaatgattattctcgcttcacttgggtgttctttttgcaggaaaaatcacaaacccaagagaccttaaagggattcttgagacgggctcaaaatgagttcagattaaggatcaagaaaataagaagcgacaacgggacagagttcaagaactctcaaattgaaggctgtcttgaggaggagggcatcaagcatgagttctcttctccctacacacctcagcaaaatggtgtaggggaaaggaagaatagaactctattggacatggcgaggaccatgcttgatgagtacaagactccggaccggttttgggctgaggcgattaacaccgcctgctactccatcaaccggctctaccttcaccgaatcctcaagaagacaccatatgaactcctaaccggtaaaaagcccaatgtttcatattttagagtctttggtaccaaatgttttattcttgttaaaagaggtagaagatctaaatttgctcctaaggctgtagaaggctttttactaggatatgattcaaacacaagggcatatagagtcttcaacaaatccactggattagttgaggtttcttgtgacattgtgtttgatgagactaatggctcccaagtggagcaagttaatcttgatgagctagatgatgaagaggctccgtgcgtcacgctaaggaacatgtccattggggatgtgtgtcctaaggaattcgaagagcccccacaagcacaagatcaaccatcatcttcaaatcaagcatctccaccaactcaagatgaggatcaggctcaagacaatgaagaagaagatcaagaagatgagccacctcaagaggaggacaataatcaagggggagctgataatgatcaagacaaggaagatgagcaagaagtacagggtccaagaccgtcacacccaagagtccaccaagcgattcaaagagatcaccccgtgaactccatcctcggcgatattcataagggggtaaccactcgatctcgagttgctcatttttgtgaacattactcgtttatcttctctattgagccatacgggGTAGAGGATgtactaagagattcagattgggtgctggcaatgcaagaggagctcaacaacttcacgaggaatgaggtatggcatttagttccacgtcctaaccaaaatgttgtaggaaccaagtgggtattccgcaacaagcaggatgagcatggtgtggtgacaaggaacaaagcccaacttgtgacTAAGGGCTATTCACaaatcgaaggtttggatttcggtgaaacctatgcacccgtagctaggcttgggtcaattcgtatattacttgcctatgctacttaccatggctttaagctttaccaaatggacgtgaaaagtgcattcctcaacggaccaatcaaggaagaggtctatgttgagcaacctcccggctttgaagatagtgagtaccctaatcacgtttataaactctctaaggcgctttatgggctcaagcaagccccaagagcatggtatgaatgcctaagagattttcttatcactaatggcttcaaagtcggaaaagccgatcccactctttttactaaaactattgcaaatgatttgtttgtatgccaaatttatgttgatgatatcatatttgggtctactaaaaaatctacttgtgaagagtttagtaggatcatcattcaaaaatttgagatgtctatgatgggggagttgaagtattttctaggatttcaagtcaagcaactccaagagggcaccttcataagtcaaaccaagtatattcaagacatactcaacaagtttggaatgaaggatgccaagcccatcaagacacccatgggaactaatgggctcgacctcgacacgggaggtaaatccgtagatcaaaaggtataccggtcgatgataggatctttactttatttatgtgcatcgcgaccagatattatgctttccgtatgcatgtgtgcaaggttccaagccgatcctaaggaagttcaccttagggccgtgaaaagaatcatgagatatttagtttatacacctaagtttagactttggtaccccaagggatccacctttgatttaataggttattcagatgttgattgggcagggtgtaaaattgataggaagagcacatcagggattgtcagttcttgggaagatccctggtgtcttgggcttcaaagaaacaaaactcagtagctctttctaccgccgaagccgagtatattgtcacaggccattgttgcgcgtaattgctttggatgaggaaaaccctcagggactatggttacaaattgagcaa
Proteins encoded:
- the LOC103655161 gene encoding uncharacterized protein, yielding MVRALWLSGRAAATARWCTCRRATVALCVANLVAALLVTRALYAPGSFAFAPKRGELKYSREHMRWVDESIRIRRAAEPVELIEAVIAVLQKAAKAFAREEKTRKGLPLELKQKVSLEILQRLHDLGEGSNTTEQQEAIEAWRVGKLKDMRSTSSKNLSNFGLFSEDSRMLKRALEFNWQMLLEDIGLWIPPTIW